The DNA sequence GCGCGCCGCGGTGGCGGCGGGTTCCCCCGGCCGATTCGCGCTGGTGCTCGTGATCGGGTCGCCGAGCGCTGCGATGAGCCGCTGCAGTCCGGGATGCGGCGTCCATCGCACGGCGACGCCACCTTCAGGTCCGCGCAGGCGGTCTGGGATGCGACGCTCGCCGCCCGGAAGCACCAGCGTGAGCGGCCCCGGCCAATGCCGAGCCGCGAGCATCGCCGCGGGCTGCGTGAGGTGCAGCCCCAGCCGCGCGAGCATCGGGGTGTCCGATACCAGCAGCAGGAACGGCTTCGCCGCCGGTCGTCGCTTGAGCGTCACGAGGCGCTCGATGGCCTCGTTGTCGATCGTCGTGCCGAAGCCGTACAGCGTCTCCGTCGGGTACGCGAGCACGCGCCCCTCGCGCAGATGGGCGAGCGCCGGACCGAGCGCCGCCCCGATCTCCTCTTGAGACCAGAACGGCAGCCCGCGCGGTTCAGGCATCGTCGCCCTCGTTCCACCCGGCCATCAGCTCGGCGCGCGCGAAGTCCGCCGCTTCGGTGACCTTGAGCGCACGTTCGCTACCCCGCACCACGTGCACCGCGATGCCGAGGCGCTCGCAGAGCGCGGCATCGTCGGTGGCCTCGGCGTGCCAGCCGGCGCGCTTCGCCTCCGCGTGCGCCTGCACGATCACGTCGCGCGGGAATCCCTGCGGCGTCTGCGCGCGCCAGAGCATCTCACGGCTCACGGTCTCGACGATCCGGCCGTCGGCATCCACGCGCTTCAGCGTGTCCACGACCGGCAGCGCTGCGATCGCCCCGTGCCCTTTCTTCGCCTCGTCCATGACGCGGCGGATCATCGGCACGCTCACCAGCGGGCGTGCCGCGTCGTGGATCAACACCGTCGTGCACTCGGCGGGCAGGTCCTCGAGTCCATTGGACACCGACTCGGCGCGCGTCTTGCCGCCCACCGAAATGAGCATGCGCTCCGGATCGCTCTGGAAGATCCACGGTGGCGGATCGCCCGCGTACTGCTTGGGCAGCACGCAGACGACCATCGCGACTTCGGGAATCGACTGGAACGCCTGCAGCGAGTGCAGCAGCATCGGCTTGCCGGCCACCCAGCGCAGTTGCTTGAGTTCCGCGCCGCCGACGCGGCTCCCACTGCCGCCCGCGACGATCACGACGCCGACACGGCTCATCGGAACAGCGCCCGGAACAAGGCCACCAGATCCGGCACGCCCTCGACCTTGAGCTGCTTGGGCAGCCGCTTCGGCACCGAGCGCTGGCTCACGAATGCCCGGCGCATGCCCATCTTCTCTGCTTCGAGCAAGCGACGCTCCGCCTGCGAGATGCCGCGGATCTCGCCGCCCAGCCCGACCTCGCCAAGGAAGATCGCGTCACCGGGCAGCGGCTTGTCGTAGAAGCTCGACGCCAGCGCTGCGGCCACTGCGAGATCGCCGGCGGGCTCCTGCACGCGCACGCCGCCGACCACGTTCAGGAAGACGTCGAGCTGCGCGAACGAGAGTCCCGCGCGCTTGTCGAGCACGGCGAGCAATAGGGCGAGCCGACGCGCGTCGTAGCCCGTACTCACCCGCTGCGGCGTGCCGAAGCCCGCCTTTGCCGCGAGGCCCTGCACCTCCAGCAGCATCGGCCGCGAGCCCTCCATGAGGCAGGTCACCGCCGAGCCACTGGCCGGCGATTCGCTGCGCTCACCGAGGAAGAGCGCGCTGGGATTCTCGACCGCCTCGAGCCCCTGCACCGTCATGCGGAACACGCCAATCTCGTCCACCGAGCCGAAGCGGTTCTTCGTGGCGCGCAGCACGCGGTGATCCGCCGAGCCCTCGCCCTCGAAGTAGAGCACCGTGTCCACGATGTGCTCGAGCGTCTTCGGCCCGGCGATGCCGCCGCCCTTCGTCACGTGCCCGACGACGAACACTGCGGTCCCGCTCTCCTTCGCGAAACGCATCAGCCGCGCCGCGCACTCGCGCACCTGCCCCACGTTGCCGGGCGCGCCTTCCAGATCGCCCGTGAACACCGTCTGGATCGAGTCGACCACCATCACCTTGGGCTGCGCCTGCGCGGCGGTGGCGAGAATTGTCTCGAGGTTTGTCTCGCCGAGCAGCGCGACGCTGCCGGCGGTCGAACCCAGCCGATCGGCGCGCAGCTTCACCTGCAGCGGCGATTCCTCGCCGCTCACGTAGAGGCAGCTATGTCCCTCGCCCTCGAGCCGCGCCGCAACCTGCAGCAGGATCGTGCTCTTGCCGATGCCCGGCTCGCCGCCGACGAGGACCATCGAGCCTGGCACGACGCCGCCACCGAGCACGAAGTCAAACTCGGCGATTCCCGTGGTCCACCGGTGCTCCTCCGCGCCCAGCACGTCGCGCAGGCGCGGGGTCTCGAGCACCTGACCGCCCTCGCCGAAGGCGTTCGCACCCCCGAGGCGCCGCTGGGCGCCGGCGGCCTTGCTCGCGCTCACCTTGGGCGCCACGAGCTCCTCGACGAGCGTGTTCCACTCGCCGCAGGTGTCGCACTTGCCCTGCCAACGCAATGACTCGGCGCCGCACTCCGTGCAGCGATAGACGGACTTGGCCTTCATCGCCATGGCCGGCTCCGGCGTCGCGGACGCGCGAGACCTCGCATCACCCCTCGTGCTGGCGGCTGGTCCAGTTCTCGAAGCGCGTGTGCGACTTCCGGTAATGCAAGCGGATGTGGCCCGTCGGCCCGTTACGCTGCTTGCCGACGATCACTTCCGCGTAGCCGTCGAGCGGGATGTCCGTCGTGCCCGACACCATGCGCGGATTGCCTTGGTCGTCGTAGGGCCGCTCGTTCATCTCGGGGCGGTAGATGAACAGCACCACGTCGGCGTCTTGCTCGATGGCGCCGGAGTCGCGCAGGTCGGAAAGCTGCGGCCGGCGATTCTCGCCGCCGCGCTGCTCCGAGGCACGCGAGAGCTGCGAGAGCGCCAGGACCGGCACCTCGAGTTCCTTGGCCAGCGCCTTGAGGGAGCGGGAGATCGCCGAGACTTCCTGCTGACGGCTCTCCGAATTCGGCGGACCGCTGAGCAGCTGCAGGTAGTCGACGATGATCAGCTTGATGTCGGCCTGGCTCTTGAGGCGGCGTGCGCGCGAGCGCACCTCCAGCACCGAGAGGCCCGGCGTGTCGTCGATCCAGATCGGCGCCTGGCCCAGCAAGGCCGCGGCCTTGGCGAGGTTCGACGCGTCCTGCGCGGTCAACTGACCGCTGCGCAAGCGTTGGGCATCCACGTATCCCTCCGAGGCGAGCATACGCAAGAGGAGGGATTGAGTACTCATTTCCAGCGAGAAGATCGCCGTCGGAACATTGCCTTCGATGGCCGCGTATTGCGCGACGTTGAGCACGAAGGCCGTCTTGCCCATCGACGGACGCGCCGCGACGATCACGAGGTCCGAGGGCTGGAAGCCCAGCGTCATCTTGTCCAGGTCGACGAAGCCGGACGGTACGCCGGTGATGCTGCCGCCAGCGGTGCGCAGCACCTCGATGCGCTCCATCGCGCTCCAGAGCAGGCTCTTGATGCGGATGAAGCCTTCGCTGCCGCGCTGGTCGTTCAGCTCGAGAATCTTGTGCTCGGCCAGGTCGAGCAGCTCGGCAATCTCCGCCGGCGACTCGTGGCCCTCGCGCACCAGCGAGGTGGCCGTCTCGATCAGCCGCCGCCGCAGCGCCTTGTCGCGGACGATGCGACAGTGATGCTCAACGTTCGCCGCGGTCGGGATCTCATCGAGCAACCCGCCGATGTACTCCTTGCCGCCCGCCGCCTGCAGGTCGCCGCGCTGCTCGAGCTCGTTCGAGAGCGTGAGCGGATCGACCACCGCGCCGCCGTTGTGGATCGCCTGCATCGACCGGAAGAGCCGGCGATGCCCCTCACGGTAGAACATGTCTTCCGTGACGAGCTCCAACGCGGTGACGATCGCGTCGCCGGAGAGCAGCATGGCGGCAAGCACGGCACGCTCCGCGTCCTCCGACCAAGGAGGGCGGCGGTCCGCGAACGCATCAGGCGGGCCCTTACGGGCGATCGAAAATTCGACGGGCGAGCTGGACATCTTCCCAGGCGGGGCGCTTCCAGTTGGGGTTCCGCAGCAGCGCGGCGGGATGATACGTGGCCACGAGCGGGATCCCGTGATACCGGTGCACGACGCCCCTCAACTTACCGATTGGCGCGTCGGTGGCTAGCAGGGTTTGCGCGGCGAAGGTGCCCACGCAGAGGATGACCTTGGGCTCCAGCAGCTCAAGCTGCCGCAGCAAGAACGGACGACAGGCGTGGATCTCGTCGCTGCTCGGGTTGCGATTCCCGGGCGGCCGATGCTTGAGGACGTTGCAGATGAAAACGTCCTCGCGCTTGAAGCCAATCGCCTCGAGGATCTTCGTCAGCAACTCGCCACTCTTGCCGACGAACGGCCGGCCGAGTTCATCTTCAGTCTGCCCGGGCGCTTCGCCGACCACCACGAACCGCGCCTGCGGGTTGCCTTCGCCCGGCACGTGATTGAGCGCGGTACTCGAGAGCGCGCAGAGCGAGCATCCGGCGATTGCGCCGGCCACCGCCTCGAGCGACTCGAGATGGGCGAGCCCGCTCGGCGCGGCGCCCGCCCCCACCTGCAACGGCGCCCCTGACGCGCTCGGCGAGCGATCGGCATCGCTGCCCGGTGCGCCGGCCGTCGGCGCCGTGGTGCCGGCAGGAGCAACGGCCGAGGCGGTATCCAACGGCTCGGCAGCGCGCGTCTCTGCCTTCGGCGCGGGCTTCGAAACCGGCTTCGCAGAAGCGCCGCCTTCCTCGGCGTTCACGGCTCGCAACGCCTCGCGCCAGTCGCCCGACGCCGCGGCCGCTTCGGCCGCGCGATGCAGATCCGAGTCGCCGCGCGGGGGCATGCGCTGCGCCTCACGCCCTGGCGCCGCCGCGGCGCTCCGCGGCGTGCCGCCGGCGAGTGCGGCGCTGCCGCCAAGGGCCTTGAGCGCATCCTC is a window from the Pseudogemmatithrix spongiicola genome containing:
- a CDS encoding L-threonylcarbamoyladenylate synthase, producing the protein MPEPRGLPFWSQEEIGAALGPALAHLREGRVLAYPTETLYGFGTTIDNEAIERLVTLKRRPAAKPFLLLVSDTPMLARLGLHLTQPAAMLAARHWPGPLTLVLPGGERRIPDRLRGPEGGVAVRWTPHPGLQRLIAALGDPITSTSANRPGEPAATAAREVLRDFAGPIAAGQVLLLDAGQLPTDTPSTVVDCTGRRPRVIRPGAIPADVLRASCPDLVGDR
- the ispD gene encoding 2-C-methyl-D-erythritol 4-phosphate cytidylyltransferase; the encoded protein is MSRVGVVIVAGGSGSRVGGAELKQLRWVAGKPMLLHSLQAFQSIPEVAMVVCVLPKQYAGDPPPWIFQSDPERMLISVGGKTRAESVSNGLEDLPAECTTVLIHDAARPLVSVPMIRRVMDEAKKGHGAIAALPVVDTLKRVDADGRIVETVSREMLWRAQTPQGFPRDVIVQAHAEAKRAGWHAEATDDAALCERLGIAVHVVRGSERALKVTEAADFARAELMAGWNEGDDA
- the radA gene encoding DNA repair protein RadA yields the protein MAMKAKSVYRCTECGAESLRWQGKCDTCGEWNTLVEELVAPKVSASKAAGAQRRLGGANAFGEGGQVLETPRLRDVLGAEEHRWTTGIAEFDFVLGGGVVPGSMVLVGGEPGIGKSTILLQVAARLEGEGHSCLYVSGEESPLQVKLRADRLGSTAGSVALLGETNLETILATAAQAQPKVMVVDSIQTVFTGDLEGAPGNVGQVRECAARLMRFAKESGTAVFVVGHVTKGGGIAGPKTLEHIVDTVLYFEGEGSADHRVLRATKNRFGSVDEIGVFRMTVQGLEAVENPSALFLGERSESPASGSAVTCLMEGSRPMLLEVQGLAAKAGFGTPQRVSTGYDARRLALLLAVLDKRAGLSFAQLDVFLNVVGGVRVQEPAGDLAVAAALASSFYDKPLPGDAIFLGEVGLGGEIRGISQAERRLLEAEKMGMRRAFVSQRSVPKRLPKQLKVEGVPDLVALFRALFR
- the dnaB gene encoding replicative DNA helicase, whose product is MSSSPVEFSIARKGPPDAFADRRPPWSEDAERAVLAAMLLSGDAIVTALELVTEDMFYREGHRRLFRSMQAIHNGGAVVDPLTLSNELEQRGDLQAAGGKEYIGGLLDEIPTAANVEHHCRIVRDKALRRRLIETATSLVREGHESPAEIAELLDLAEHKILELNDQRGSEGFIRIKSLLWSAMERIEVLRTAGGSITGVPSGFVDLDKMTLGFQPSDLVIVAARPSMGKTAFVLNVAQYAAIEGNVPTAIFSLEMSTQSLLLRMLASEGYVDAQRLRSGQLTAQDASNLAKAAALLGQAPIWIDDTPGLSVLEVRSRARRLKSQADIKLIIVDYLQLLSGPPNSESRQQEVSAISRSLKALAKELEVPVLALSQLSRASEQRGGENRRPQLSDLRDSGAIEQDADVVLFIYRPEMNERPYDDQGNPRMVSGTTDIPLDGYAEVIVGKQRNGPTGHIRLHYRKSHTRFENWTSRQHEG
- a CDS encoding uracil-DNA glycosylase produces the protein MSESLERLRQYLEQRRELGETEFVLDSLSIEDALKALGGSAALAGGTPRSAAAAPGREAQRMPPRGDSDLHRAAEAAAASGDWREALRAVNAEEGGASAKPVSKPAPKAETRAAEPLDTASAVAPAGTTAPTAGAPGSDADRSPSASGAPLQVGAGAAPSGLAHLESLEAVAGAIAGCSLCALSSTALNHVPGEGNPQARFVVVGEAPGQTEDELGRPFVGKSGELLTKILEAIGFKREDVFICNVLKHRPPGNRNPSSDEIHACRPFLLRQLELLEPKVILCVGTFAAQTLLATDAPIGKLRGVVHRYHGIPLVATYHPAALLRNPNWKRPAWEDVQLARRIFDRP